One Fundidesulfovibrio terrae genomic window carries:
- a CDS encoding ATP-binding protein: MDHAEPPARGHDRTVPLRLALTLPFVLLILVCSGLIGWFTLDNGRMAVRDVAGQLRTEVLRRVEEHLTRFLAVPHQINAINAQALASGILDLGDPVNRSRYFYGVVATHPLIAYSFFGAPDGEFYGARRSPGGDVEVIHAGADTGGASVYHGASPVGDPLEFRAAFKNFDPRTRPWYKSGAQANGPVWSGVYRHFVLKDLTLTASLPVFGARGALLGVFGVDYALTNIHLLLRTITVGRSGEVFLVERSGELLAAAATPSSGLFSEKDGVTTRLKATQSGLPRIEAAARSLEAQPGGLAAIDKELTLEFDLDGRRQFLQATPFTDGKGIDWLIVAVAPESDFMGRIDANTRQTILMVIVAALLAASAGVIMAARLTRPVERLAKAAQGLSKGRWDLEMPTPNSREIKRLAQAFGSMASQLKASFGELQAKNDIIAEHNRTLELRVESRTAELNHLHDRLRAMFEAIPGYIHVIDKDFTVVDVCDKMLTAVGLTREEVVGRKCHQVFHNLPAACPHCPLTQEESRQAITARPSLPSEEALLGRAFMAYSAPILDEHGEIWGYIECLMDVSALRAAQEELRQAKDQADAANHAKSEFLANMSHEIRTPMNGIFGMLQLLRTTPLDREQQEYVGTGLAALKNLLNLINDILDLSKVEAGKLDIVARPFSLPDLLRLMSGIFKEQLDEKGIALGFEIAPDVPRTVLADAARIRQVLFNLIGNAIKFTEKGRVDVRVQAGGEALQGQVRLFFRVSDTGIGIPQDRLADLFKPFTQIDGSLARKYQGTGLGLSIVKRLVELMGGEVRVESAVGVGTSMHFSILAGAPAQGSLPDEAPPQAETAGPTAAEPSSPLNILLVEDEAINQKAMERLLGKRGHAVVCAGSGEEALKILARQRFDCVLMDVQMPGMDGTQATRLIRSGEGSSLDPGVHIIALTANAMSGDRERLLSAGMDDYLSKPVELDALLQALGRVTPRTRA, from the coding sequence ATGGACCACGCCGAGCCACCCGCGCGGGGGCATGATCGTACCGTGCCGCTGCGACTGGCGCTGACACTGCCTTTCGTGCTCCTGATCCTGGTCTGCTCCGGGCTGATCGGCTGGTTTACCCTGGACAACGGCCGAATGGCCGTGCGCGACGTGGCCGGACAGCTGCGCACCGAGGTGCTGAGACGCGTCGAGGAGCACCTGACCCGTTTTCTGGCCGTCCCCCACCAGATCAACGCCATCAACGCCCAGGCCCTGGCCTCGGGCATCCTGGACCTCGGCGACCCCGTGAACCGAAGCCGCTACTTCTACGGCGTGGTGGCCACGCACCCGCTCATCGCCTACTCCTTCTTCGGCGCGCCCGACGGCGAATTCTACGGCGCCCGGCGCTCCCCGGGCGGAGACGTGGAGGTCATCCACGCCGGGGCCGACACCGGAGGCGCGTCCGTCTACCACGGCGCATCGCCGGTGGGCGATCCCCTGGAATTCCGGGCCGCCTTCAAGAACTTCGATCCCAGGACCCGCCCCTGGTACAAGTCAGGCGCACAGGCGAACGGCCCGGTGTGGAGCGGGGTCTACCGCCATTTCGTCCTCAAGGACCTCACCCTGACCGCCTCGCTTCCCGTCTTCGGCGCCCGGGGCGCGCTGCTCGGGGTGTTCGGCGTGGATTACGCCCTGACCAACATCCACCTCCTCCTGCGCACCATCACCGTGGGCCGGTCCGGGGAAGTGTTCCTGGTGGAACGTTCCGGCGAACTCCTGGCGGCCGCCGCCACGCCGTCCTCCGGATTGTTTTCCGAGAAAGACGGCGTGACCACCCGGCTCAAGGCCACGCAGTCCGGTCTGCCGCGCATCGAGGCCGCCGCGCGCAGCCTGGAAGCCCAACCCGGCGGGCTCGCCGCCATCGACAAGGAACTGACCCTGGAATTCGACCTGGACGGACGGCGGCAGTTTCTCCAGGCCACTCCCTTCACCGACGGCAAGGGCATCGACTGGCTTATCGTGGCCGTGGCGCCGGAAAGCGACTTCATGGGGCGCATCGACGCCAACACCCGGCAGACGATCCTGATGGTCATCGTCGCTGCGCTCCTGGCCGCATCGGCGGGCGTGATCATGGCGGCCAGGCTGACCCGGCCGGTGGAGCGGCTGGCGAAGGCGGCCCAGGGGCTGTCCAAGGGCCGCTGGGATCTGGAGATGCCGACCCCCAACAGCCGGGAGATCAAGCGCCTGGCCCAGGCTTTCGGGAGCATGGCCTCCCAGCTCAAGGCTTCTTTCGGAGAGCTCCAGGCCAAGAACGACATCATCGCCGAGCACAACCGCACCCTGGAGCTGCGTGTCGAAAGCCGCACCGCCGAGCTCAACCACCTCCACGACAGGCTGCGGGCCATGTTCGAGGCCATCCCCGGCTACATCCACGTCATCGACAAGGACTTCACAGTGGTGGACGTCTGCGACAAGATGCTCACGGCCGTGGGCCTGACCCGTGAAGAGGTGGTGGGCCGCAAATGCCACCAGGTGTTCCACAACCTCCCCGCCGCCTGTCCCCATTGTCCCCTGACCCAAGAGGAGAGCAGGCAGGCCATCACCGCCAGGCCGTCCCTGCCCTCGGAGGAGGCGCTTCTGGGGCGTGCCTTCATGGCCTATTCCGCACCCATCCTCGATGAACACGGCGAGATATGGGGCTACATCGAATGCCTCATGGACGTGAGCGCCCTGCGCGCCGCCCAGGAAGAGCTGCGCCAGGCCAAGGACCAGGCCGACGCCGCCAACCACGCCAAATCGGAATTCCTGGCCAACATGAGTCACGAGATCAGAACGCCCATGAACGGGATCTTCGGGATGCTGCAGCTCCTGCGCACCACCCCCCTCGACCGGGAACAGCAGGAATACGTCGGCACGGGGCTGGCCGCCCTGAAGAATCTCCTGAACCTGATCAACGACATCCTCGACCTGTCCAAGGTCGAGGCGGGAAAACTGGACATCGTGGCCAGGCCGTTCTCCCTGCCGGACCTGCTCCGCCTGATGTCCGGCATCTTCAAGGAGCAGCTCGACGAAAAAGGCATCGCCCTGGGCTTCGAGATCGCCCCGGACGTGCCGCGCACCGTTCTGGCCGACGCCGCCCGCATCAGGCAGGTGCTTTTCAACCTCATCGGAAACGCCATCAAATTCACGGAAAAAGGGCGCGTGGACGTCCGGGTGCAGGCCGGAGGGGAGGCCCTCCAAGGCCAAGTCCGGCTCTTTTTTCGCGTTTCCGACACAGGGATCGGCATCCCCCAGGACCGGCTCGCCGACCTGTTCAAGCCCTTCACCCAGATCGACGGGTCGCTGGCGCGCAAGTACCAGGGCACGGGACTCGGGCTCTCCATCGTCAAGCGCCTGGTGGAACTCATGGGCGGCGAGGTGCGGGTCGAAAGCGCCGTGGGCGTCGGAACTTCCATGCACTTCTCCATCCTGGCAGGCGCGCCCGCGCAGGGGAGCCTGCCCGACGAGGCGCCTCCCCAGGCGGAAACGGCTGGCCCCACCGCCGCGGAGCCGTCATCGCCCCTGAACATCCTCCTGGTCGAAGACGAGGCCATCAACCAGAAGGCCATGGAGCGGCTGCTGGGAAAGCGGGGACACGCGGTGGTCTGCGCTGGCAGCGGCGAGGAGGCGCTCAAGATCCTGGCGCGGCAGCGCTTCGACTGCGTCCTGATGGACGTGCAGATGCCCGGCATGGACGGGACCCAGGCCACGCGGCTGATTCGCTCCGGGGAGGGCTCATCCCTCGACCCGGGTGTCCATATCATCGCCCTGACCGCCAATGCCATGTCCGGCGACCGGGAAAGGCTCCTGAGCGCCGGGATGGACGACTACCTCTCCAAGCCCGTGGAGCTCGATGCGCTCCTGCAGGCCTTGGGCCGGGTGACGCCCCGGACGCGGGCCTGA
- a CDS encoding acyltransferase family protein, translated as MKNGGTKGPFNYNIELLRLLAAFGIVLFHGGENVAGRLVGYGGLVVFTVLLVLFLPKPDARGSWQAVQARFVRLLVPWAAWSLIYGLVNMLRGWAPIARTGLFPFGILAGPEAHLWFLPFAFLVTCAVLLAEAWLPLGERGAGISGRFRIHWAAVLWAVAALAGLAVLVRWRMSGATDGFPAPVGQWAHDAPAVFAGLFFRYEESPLSRWIFVLLFAAVSAYAVSIGDSGVGIPYLSGTLFLMAFITAPDFADARIRAYSACALGVYLVHPLFYMGARKVFGQIDFLSASATFCVSLAAVYWARKVEVLPVKKII; from the coding sequence GTGAAAAACGGCGGAACCAAGGGTCCGTTCAACTACAACATCGAATTGCTCCGGCTGCTTGCCGCCTTCGGCATAGTGTTGTTCCACGGCGGGGAGAACGTCGCTGGCCGCCTGGTCGGCTACGGCGGACTCGTGGTCTTTACTGTTCTGCTGGTGCTGTTTCTGCCCAAGCCGGATGCCCGGGGAAGCTGGCAAGCGGTTCAGGCCCGATTCGTCAGGCTTCTCGTCCCGTGGGCGGCCTGGAGCCTCATATACGGGCTGGTGAACATGCTCCGGGGCTGGGCGCCCATTGCCCGCACCGGGCTCTTCCCCTTCGGCATCCTGGCGGGGCCGGAGGCGCACTTGTGGTTTCTGCCGTTCGCCTTCCTGGTCACCTGCGCCGTGCTGCTGGCCGAGGCTTGGTTGCCCCTCGGGGAGAGGGGCGCGGGAATTTCGGGACGGTTCCGGATCCATTGGGCAGCCGTCCTGTGGGCGGTCGCGGCTTTGGCGGGCTTGGCCGTCCTGGTCCGGTGGAGGATGTCGGGGGCGACGGATGGGTTCCCGGCCCCCGTGGGGCAGTGGGCCCACGATGCGCCGGCGGTGTTTGCCGGCCTGTTCTTCCGGTACGAGGAGTCCCCCCTGTCGCGGTGGATATTTGTGCTCCTGTTCGCTGCCGTCTCGGCGTACGCTGTCTCGATCGGCGATTCAGGGGTTGGGATACCCTATCTGTCCGGGACGCTCTTCCTCATGGCTTTCATCACTGCGCCGGACTTCGCCGATGCCCGCATTCGCGCCTATTCGGCCTGCGCCCTCGGGGTGTATCTCGTGCATCCCCTCTTCTACATGGGGGCGCGGAAGGTGTTCGGCCAGATCGATTTCCTCTCCGCGAGCGCGACGTTCTGCGTTTCGCTCGCGGCGGTGTACTGGGCCAGGAAGGTCGAAGTCCTGCCTGTGAAGAAAATCATCTAG
- a CDS encoding homoserine dehydrogenase has protein sequence MARPVRLGLAGFGTVGQGLASILADSADWIERRLGRPVQVVAVAVRDASKARPVPVPERARVVADPLELAAAEDVDIVVELMGGLSKAYDLIRLALAAGKHVVTANKHLLAEKGEELFALAAQKGVGLYYEASVCGGIPIVQTLKESLAGNRILAVTGILNGTSNFILSRMTKKGLSYAEALKKAQKKGFAEADPTFDVEGIDAAHKLILLIRLAYGQDFPLSALPVTGITRITPLDIAYAREFGCEVKLIGQTKAVNGKVMAAVHPMLLSKSYLLAQVNGAFNAVRVVGDAVGAVMLYGQGAGGRATGSAVLADIMALARDGSAPNNTGFPEKILPPADILPHDEEASRRYFRFTVEDKPGVLAAIAKALGDAGISIYQVVQKVDPDTQDESIVPIVVMTHTARQRDVEAALATIRAFPFVKAEPMHMRVL, from the coding sequence ATCGCCCGGCCCGTGCGCCTGGGCCTGGCCGGATTCGGCACCGTGGGCCAGGGCCTGGCCTCCATCCTGGCGGACAGCGCCGACTGGATAGAGCGCCGGCTGGGACGCCCCGTGCAGGTGGTGGCCGTGGCCGTGCGCGACGCCTCCAAGGCCCGGCCCGTCCCCGTGCCCGAAAGGGCGCGCGTCGTGGCCGATCCTCTCGAGCTGGCCGCCGCCGAGGACGTGGACATCGTCGTCGAGCTCATGGGCGGGCTCTCCAAGGCCTACGACCTCATCCGCCTGGCCCTGGCGGCGGGCAAGCACGTGGTCACAGCCAACAAGCACCTGCTGGCCGAAAAAGGCGAGGAGCTCTTCGCTCTGGCCGCGCAGAAGGGCGTGGGCCTCTACTACGAGGCCAGCGTCTGCGGCGGCATCCCCATCGTGCAGACCTTGAAGGAGTCCCTGGCGGGCAACCGCATCCTGGCGGTGACCGGCATCTTGAACGGCACCTCCAACTTCATCCTCTCGCGCATGACCAAGAAGGGCCTGTCCTACGCCGAGGCCCTCAAGAAGGCGCAGAAGAAGGGATTCGCCGAGGCCGACCCCACCTTCGACGTGGAGGGCATCGACGCGGCCCACAAGCTCATCCTGCTCATCCGCCTGGCCTACGGGCAGGACTTCCCCTTGAGCGCCCTGCCCGTCACCGGCATCACCCGCATCACCCCCCTGGACATCGCCTACGCCCGGGAGTTCGGCTGCGAGGTGAAGCTCATCGGGCAGACCAAGGCGGTGAACGGGAAGGTCATGGCCGCCGTGCATCCCATGCTCCTGTCCAAGAGCTACCTGCTGGCCCAGGTCAACGGAGCCTTCAACGCCGTGCGCGTGGTGGGCGACGCCGTGGGCGCGGTGATGCTCTACGGCCAGGGCGCGGGCGGACGCGCCACCGGCAGCGCGGTGCTGGCCGACATCATGGCCCTGGCCCGCGACGGCTCGGCCCCCAACAACACCGGCTTCCCCGAGAAAATCCTGCCCCCGGCGGACATCCTGCCCCACGACGAGGAAGCCAGCCGCCGCTACTTCCGCTTCACCGTGGAGGACAAGCCGGGCGTGCTGGCAGCCATCGCCAAGGCCCTGGGCGACGCCGGGATATCCATCTACCAGGTGGTGCAGAAGGTGGACCCGGACACCCAGGACGAATCCATCGTGCCCATCGTGGTCATGACCCACACCGCCCGTCAGCGTGACGTGGAGGCGGCCCTGGCGACGATCAGGGCCTTCCCCTTCGTCAAGGCCGAGCCCATGCACATGCGGGTGCTGTAG
- a CDS encoding aminotransferase class I/II-fold pyridoxal phosphate-dependent enzyme — MHKFARMERLPPYVFAVVNELKMQMRRQGVDIVDLGMGNPDLATPQHIVDKLLEASQKATNHRYSASKGIPGLRLAMANWYLRRFGVELDADSEVCVTMGAKEGLAHLALVMLQPGDVVFATDPAYPIHPYASVISGADVRRIPLGKGRDFFDDLLSATKQTWPQPKLLIISYPQNPTAEVVELDFFEKIVDFCKEHDMLVIHDFAYADLCFDGYKAPSFLQARGAKDVGVEFFSLSKSYSMAGWRVGFCCGNKEMVYALTRIKSYLDYGIFQPIQIAAAVALNGPQECVQEICDVYRDRRDALIEGLHRAGWDVPPPKATMFVWAQIPEEFRKMGSVEFAKHLLKEGHVAVSPGLGFGHFGDDHVRFALVENRHRINQAMRGIKKALSGGA, encoded by the coding sequence ATGCACAAGTTCGCGCGCATGGAGCGCCTGCCTCCGTATGTCTTCGCCGTGGTCAACGAACTCAAAATGCAGATGCGCCGCCAGGGGGTGGACATCGTCGACCTGGGCATGGGCAACCCCGACCTCGCAACCCCGCAGCACATCGTGGACAAGCTCCTCGAGGCATCCCAGAAGGCAACCAACCACAGGTACTCGGCATCCAAGGGCATCCCGGGCCTGCGCCTGGCCATGGCCAACTGGTACCTGCGCCGCTTCGGCGTGGAGCTCGACGCCGACTCCGAGGTCTGCGTCACCATGGGCGCCAAGGAAGGCCTGGCCCACCTGGCCCTGGTCATGCTCCAGCCCGGCGACGTGGTCTTCGCCACGGACCCGGCCTACCCCATCCACCCCTACGCCTCGGTGATCTCCGGCGCGGACGTGCGCCGCATCCCCCTGGGCAAGGGACGCGACTTCTTCGACGACCTGCTCTCGGCCACCAAGCAGACCTGGCCCCAGCCGAAGCTGCTGATCATCAGCTACCCGCAGAACCCCACCGCCGAAGTGGTGGAGCTCGATTTCTTCGAGAAGATCGTGGACTTCTGCAAAGAGCACGACATGCTGGTCATCCACGACTTCGCCTACGCCGACCTGTGCTTCGACGGCTACAAGGCCCCGAGCTTCCTGCAGGCCAGGGGCGCCAAGGACGTGGGCGTGGAGTTCTTCTCGCTCTCCAAGAGCTACTCCATGGCCGGCTGGCGCGTGGGCTTCTGCTGCGGCAACAAGGAGATGGTCTACGCCTTGACGCGAATCAAGAGCTACCTGGACTACGGCATCTTCCAGCCCATCCAGATCGCCGCCGCGGTGGCCCTGAACGGCCCGCAGGAGTGCGTGCAGGAGATCTGCGACGTCTACCGCGACCGCCGCGACGCCCTCATCGAAGGCCTGCACCGCGCCGGATGGGACGTGCCCCCGCCCAAGGCCACCATGTTCGTCTGGGCCCAGATCCCCGAGGAGTTCCGCAAGATGGGCTCGGTGGAGTTCGCCAAGCACCTGCTCAAGGAAGGCCACGTGGCCGTGTCGCCCGGCCTTGGCTTCGGCCACTTCGGCGACGACCACGTGCGCTTCGCCCTGGTGGAGAACCGCCACCGCATCAACCAGGCCATGCGCGGCATCAAGAAAGCCCTGTCGGGGGGAGCGTGA
- a CDS encoding GGDEF domain-containing protein, which produces MRPDRFAFPGLARFWGRLGITYKFGLAFTVLLVMVVLAATVNLYALMVVHEAETDILTSMEIRQKISEMDAGLEKARRLYRDFLLYYPEVGFARAQELYGHQALVSTARVISVNEELKGLLGGAHPSQALRRRNVDVTLYLSLAKRFADVLLDNMTLLSVLGDPENGLETQLTGRMEAMRVAVADSKSLSYLLQEADLSEKQYRITRQRPFMQSAFNTLGRLARAAGSGGLDASRKKALDDSLDEYTKIADKILDVDVAIRGNINDFTLQARMADPIAQELKVLSAAEVARYQARINWVSRAALMTVLGTTILGMFCAFVIAFVINSSITKKIVAMTRSADQLRSGNLDITVDADSGDELGVLADTFNSMTHRVKDLVENLEEKVRQRTQELAHINRQLDEKNKDLEILSQTDPLTGLCNRHRLTEVLLSELRRVKRYQKTFSVIMVDVDHFKSINDTFGHHAGDQVLRWIGDALTANARETDTVGRWGGEEFLVVCPETGLDVAERLAERLRRGIEKTAFPTSTTITASFGVASSATYEELESLTQRVDSALYRAKQGGRNRVMSD; this is translated from the coding sequence ATGCGCCCTGACCGCTTTGCATTTCCCGGGCTCGCGCGGTTCTGGGGAAGGCTCGGAATCACGTACAAGTTCGGCCTGGCCTTCACTGTCCTGCTCGTCATGGTCGTGCTGGCGGCCACGGTGAACCTGTACGCCCTGATGGTGGTGCATGAGGCGGAAACGGACATTCTCACCAGCATGGAGATCCGCCAGAAGATCTCCGAGATGGACGCGGGGCTCGAGAAGGCCCGGCGCCTCTACCGCGACTTCCTGCTCTACTATCCCGAGGTGGGTTTCGCCCGGGCGCAGGAGCTCTACGGGCACCAGGCCCTCGTCAGCACCGCCAGGGTCATCTCGGTGAACGAGGAGCTCAAGGGCCTTCTGGGAGGGGCGCACCCGAGCCAGGCCCTGCGGCGGCGCAACGTGGACGTCACCCTGTACCTCTCCCTGGCGAAACGGTTCGCCGACGTTCTGCTGGACAACATGACCCTCTTGTCGGTCCTGGGCGACCCCGAGAACGGGCTGGAAACCCAGCTGACCGGCCGGATGGAGGCCATGCGGGTCGCGGTCGCCGACTCGAAAAGCCTGTCGTACCTCCTGCAGGAGGCCGACCTTTCCGAGAAGCAGTACCGGATCACCCGGCAAAGGCCGTTCATGCAGTCCGCCTTCAACACCCTGGGCAGGCTGGCGCGCGCCGCCGGCTCGGGCGGCCTCGACGCGAGCCGGAAGAAAGCCCTCGACGACTCCCTGGACGAGTACACCAAGATTGCGGACAAGATCCTGGACGTCGACGTGGCCATCCGGGGGAACATCAACGATTTCACCTTGCAGGCCAGGATGGCCGATCCCATCGCCCAGGAACTGAAGGTCCTTTCCGCTGCGGAGGTGGCCCGCTACCAGGCGCGCATCAACTGGGTCAGCCGCGCGGCCCTGATGACCGTCCTGGGCACGACCATCCTGGGCATGTTCTGCGCCTTCGTCATCGCCTTCGTCATCAATTCCAGCATCACCAAAAAAATCGTGGCCATGACCCGCAGCGCCGACCAGCTCCGGTCCGGGAACCTGGATATCACGGTGGATGCCGACAGCGGGGACGAACTCGGGGTCCTGGCCGACACGTTCAACTCCATGACCCACCGGGTCAAGGACCTTGTGGAAAACCTCGAGGAGAAGGTCCGCCAGCGCACCCAGGAACTGGCCCATATCAACCGGCAGCTCGACGAGAAGAACAAGGACCTGGAAATCCTCTCCCAGACCGACCCGCTGACAGGCCTGTGCAACAGGCACAGGCTCACCGAGGTGCTGCTGTCGGAGCTCAGGCGGGTGAAGCGCTACCAAAAGACGTTTTCCGTGATCATGGTGGACGTGGACCATTTCAAGTCGATCAACGACACCTTCGGCCACCACGCCGGAGACCAGGTGCTCAGGTGGATCGGCGACGCGCTCACCGCCAATGCGCGCGAGACCGACACCGTGGGCCGCTGGGGAGGAGAGGAGTTCCTCGTGGTCTGCCCGGAGACGGGGCTGGATGTCGCCGAACGCCTGGCGGAGCGGCTGCGCAGGGGAATCGAGAAAACCGCCTTCCCGACGTCGACCACCATCACCGCCAGTTTCGGCGTGGCCTCCAGCGCCACGTATGAAGAGCTCGAGAGCCTGACGCAACGGGTGGATTCGGCTCTGTACCGCGCCAAACAGGGCGGCCGAAACCGCGTCATGTCGGATTGA
- a CDS encoding branched-chain amino acid ABC transporter substrate-binding protein, giving the protein MPPFSRATLPLPVVLLVYALLAACSSDKPREVCQDKLGCVTLEAALPVKLGVIQTITGKMASIGVDQIRGMELALAMRGGKVLGHDASLIIEDTGCKPEGGANSALRIVSDPSVAAIFGTTCSGDAATAAQVMTEAGLSMISGNNSAPFLTSVAGKKAPKWQAGYFRTAPNEEYSGPAAARYAYEKLGMRSAATINDGDIYTKGLTDGFKQEFERLGGKVVLYATINKGDADMAPVLEAVLQAKAQLVFFPLFQPEGNNVLLRARKTPGLENLVFMSDGSLIDQTFIDAVSTAAVGMYFVGPTPAPHTPELQKLADEYQAKYGETPRTDYYVSAFDAANILIAALEKAAVKQRDGSMLIGRQALRDALYGTRGFKGVTGSLTCNEFGDCGVPSFNVLRLDDPSKGIAGLKANAVYTYAP; this is encoded by the coding sequence ATGCCCCCCTTCAGCCGCGCAACGCTGCCTTTGCCCGTCGTCCTGCTCGTGTACGCCTTGTTGGCGGCATGCTCCTCCGACAAGCCGAGGGAGGTCTGCCAGGACAAACTGGGCTGCGTGACCCTGGAGGCCGCGCTGCCCGTGAAGCTCGGCGTCATCCAGACCATCACCGGCAAGATGGCCTCCATCGGGGTGGACCAGATCCGCGGCATGGAACTGGCGCTGGCCATGCGCGGCGGCAAGGTCCTGGGCCACGACGCGAGCCTCATCATCGAGGACACGGGCTGCAAGCCCGAGGGAGGGGCCAACTCCGCCCTCAGGATCGTATCCGACCCGTCCGTGGCGGCCATCTTCGGCACGACCTGCTCCGGGGACGCCGCCACCGCCGCCCAGGTCATGACCGAAGCCGGGCTCTCCATGATCTCCGGCAACAATTCCGCTCCCTTCCTGACATCGGTCGCGGGGAAGAAGGCTCCGAAGTGGCAGGCCGGCTATTTCCGCACGGCGCCCAACGAGGAGTACTCCGGCCCCGCCGCGGCCCGCTACGCCTACGAAAAATTGGGCATGCGCTCCGCCGCCACCATCAACGACGGCGACATCTACACCAAGGGGCTGACCGACGGCTTCAAACAGGAGTTCGAGCGCCTGGGCGGAAAAGTCGTGCTGTACGCCACCATCAACAAGGGTGACGCCGACATGGCGCCGGTCCTGGAGGCCGTCCTGCAGGCCAAGGCGCAGCTGGTCTTCTTCCCGCTGTTCCAGCCCGAGGGCAACAACGTGCTGCTGCGGGCCAGGAAGACACCCGGCCTCGAAAACCTGGTGTTCATGAGCGACGGTTCCCTGATCGACCAGACCTTCATCGACGCGGTTTCGACCGCTGCGGTGGGCATGTATTTCGTCGGCCCGACCCCGGCGCCGCACACCCCCGAGCTCCAGAAGCTGGCGGACGAATACCAGGCCAAATACGGCGAGACTCCGCGCACGGACTATTACGTGAGCGCCTTCGACGCGGCCAACATCCTCATTGCCGCCCTTGAGAAAGCCGCCGTGAAACAGAGGGACGGCTCCATGCTCATCGGCCGCCAGGCCCTGCGCGACGCTCTGTACGGCACCAGGGGCTTCAAGGGCGTGACCGGGTCGCTCACCTGCAACGAATTCGGCGATTGCGGCGTTCCCAGCTTCAATGTCCTGCGCCTGGACGATCCCTCCAAGGGCATCGCGGGACTGAAAGCCAACGCCGTCTACACCTATGCGCCCTGA
- a CDS encoding YwbE family protein: MKGTERKNIRPGLRVLVVLKKDQRTGKTTEGVVRDILTKAPVHTRGIKVRLEGGEVGRVCEILGGQG, from the coding sequence ATGAAGGGAACCGAACGCAAGAACATCCGGCCGGGACTGCGCGTCCTGGTCGTGCTCAAGAAAGACCAGCGCACCGGCAAGACCACGGAGGGCGTGGTGCGGGACATACTGACCAAGGCCCCGGTGCACACGCGGGGCATCAAGGTCCGCCTGGAGGGCGGCGAAGTGGGGCGGGTCTGCGAGATCCTCGGAGGGCAGGGCTGA
- a CDS encoding YaiI/YqxD family protein: MHIYADADALPGAIRDILFRAAERLRLKLTLVANKTLQVPSSGLIAAIRVGQGFDVVDEAIAGMVEPGDLVVTADIPLAAKVIEKDAHALNPRGELYTRDNIQGRLTMRNLLYELRESGVTTGGPPPLSRRDREKFANSLDRFFRENLGA, encoded by the coding sequence ATGCACATCTACGCCGACGCGGACGCCCTTCCCGGAGCCATACGCGACATTCTCTTTCGGGCGGCCGAGCGCCTGCGCCTGAAGCTCACCCTGGTGGCCAACAAGACCCTCCAGGTGCCGTCTTCCGGGCTTATCGCCGCCATCAGGGTGGGGCAGGGGTTCGACGTGGTGGACGAGGCCATCGCGGGGATGGTCGAGCCGGGCGATCTGGTGGTCACGGCGGACATCCCCCTGGCGGCCAAGGTCATCGAAAAGGACGCCCACGCCCTGAACCCCCGGGGGGAGCTCTACACCAGGGACAACATCCAGGGCCGCCTGACCATGCGCAACCTGCTCTACGAGCTGCGCGAAAGCGGCGTCACCACCGGCGGCCCCCCGCCCCTCTCCAGGCGCGACCGCGAGAAGTTCGCCAACAGCCTGGACAGGTTTTTCCGGGAGAACCTCGGTGCCTGA